In a single window of the Pelagibacterium sp. 26DY04 genome:
- the glmS gene encoding glutamine--fructose-6-phosphate transaminase (isomerizing), whose protein sequence is MCGIVGIIGVEPVAGRLVEALRRLEYRGYDSAGVATLTPSGLDRRRAEGKLNNLAGRLAEAPLEGIIGIGHTRWATHGGATEGNAHPHTTEKVAVVHNGIIENFKDLLEDLARDGYFPNSETDTESVALWVTRDLDRGATPQEAVARMLPKLRGTFGLVFLFADYDKLLIAARQGSPLAVGHGQEEMYLGSDAFALAPFTNQITYLEEGDWAVVTPGKAEIFDFEGNRVERIRQVSSASAALADKGNHRHFMAKEIYEQPETISHTLAHYIDLTAEGVNLRETLPFDFANLSRLTITACGTAYYAGLVAKYWFERYARLAVDVDVASEFRYREPPLPDNGLTLVISQSGETADTLAALRYAAKSGQHIAALVNVQESTIARESHVVFPTLCGPEIGVASTKAFTAQLTALASLAVAAGQARGVLSASEAHTLVRALIELPSAVSEALRHESRIETIARQLARASDVLYLGRGQMFPLALEGALKLKEISYIHAEGYAAGELKHGPIALVNEEMPVVVVAPSDPLMEKTLSNMHEVAARGGKIILITDATGRQEAGEDAGEIIEMPRVNSFVAPIVSAIPVQILAYHTAVFMGTDVDQPRNLAKSVTVE, encoded by the coding sequence ATGTGCGGCATCGTCGGAATTATCGGGGTCGAACCTGTTGCCGGTCGTCTGGTCGAGGCGCTGCGTCGGCTTGAATATCGTGGCTATGATAGCGCGGGCGTCGCCACGCTTACGCCGTCCGGCCTCGATCGCCGGCGAGCTGAGGGTAAGCTCAACAATCTTGCCGGACGTCTTGCGGAAGCACCGCTTGAAGGCATCATCGGGATCGGACACACGCGCTGGGCGACCCATGGCGGGGCGACTGAAGGCAATGCTCATCCCCACACCACGGAGAAGGTTGCGGTTGTCCATAATGGCATAATTGAGAACTTCAAAGATCTCCTCGAAGATCTTGCACGGGATGGATATTTTCCGAACAGCGAGACAGATACGGAGTCTGTCGCTCTTTGGGTAACACGCGACCTGGACAGGGGTGCAACTCCGCAGGAAGCGGTGGCGCGGATGCTGCCCAAGTTGCGGGGCACGTTCGGATTGGTGTTTCTTTTCGCCGACTATGACAAGCTGCTGATTGCGGCGCGGCAAGGCTCGCCGTTGGCCGTGGGGCATGGGCAAGAAGAGATGTATCTGGGCTCGGATGCGTTTGCTCTGGCCCCGTTCACCAACCAGATCACTTATCTGGAGGAAGGAGATTGGGCGGTTGTCACGCCGGGCAAGGCCGAGATCTTCGACTTCGAGGGCAATCGCGTCGAGCGGATACGCCAGGTTTCCTCGGCATCAGCCGCGTTGGCGGATAAGGGCAATCACCGCCATTTCATGGCCAAGGAGATTTATGAGCAGCCCGAAACGATTTCCCATACGCTGGCTCACTATATCGATCTCACTGCGGAGGGCGTCAACTTGCGGGAGACGCTGCCGTTCGATTTCGCCAACCTTTCCCGACTGACGATAACGGCCTGCGGCACGGCATATTATGCGGGCCTGGTGGCCAAATACTGGTTCGAGCGTTACGCGCGACTCGCCGTAGACGTCGATGTTGCTTCCGAATTTCGCTACCGCGAGCCGCCGTTGCCGGACAATGGTTTGACGCTCGTCATTTCACAATCGGGGGAGACTGCCGACACTTTGGCGGCACTGCGGTATGCCGCCAAATCCGGGCAACATATCGCCGCGCTGGTCAATGTGCAGGAGTCGACGATCGCTCGGGAGAGCCATGTCGTGTTTCCCACCTTATGCGGCCCGGAAATCGGCGTAGCTTCGACCAAAGCATTCACAGCGCAACTCACCGCGCTGGCCAGCCTGGCCGTTGCCGCCGGGCAGGCGCGGGGTGTGCTCAGTGCTTCGGAAGCTCATACGCTCGTGCGCGCCTTGATTGAGCTGCCCAGCGCCGTATCCGAAGCGCTGCGCCACGAATCGCGGATTGAAACCATCGCGAGGCAGCTCGCACGGGCATCGGACGTTCTCTATCTCGGCCGCGGGCAGATGTTTCCCTTGGCCCTGGAAGGTGCGCTCAAGCTCAAGGAGATTTCCTATATCCATGCAGAGGGCTATGCGGCTGGTGAGCTCAAGCATGGCCCGATTGCGTTGGTCAATGAAGAGATGCCGGTGGTTGTCGTTGCACCCTCGGATCCGCTTATGGAAAAGACGCTTTCGAACATGCACGAAGTTGCGGCGCGCGGTGGCAAAATCATTTTGATCACCGATGCAACCGGCCGGCAGGAAGCTGGCGAGGATGCTGGTGAGATCATCGAGATGCCGCGCGTGAACTCATTCGTTGCTCCGATCGTTTCGGCGATTCCGGTGCAGATTCTTGCATATCATACCGCAGTTTTCATGGGCACGGATGTCGATCAGCCGCGAAACCTCGCCAAATCGGTGACGGTGGAGTAG
- the glmU gene encoding bifunctional UDP-N-acetylglucosamine diphosphorylase/glucosamine-1-phosphate N-acetyltransferase GlmU, whose translation MTDLSVIVLAAGEGTRMKSSRPKVLHKVGGRPIAGHVLKAARDAGAVTVAMVTGPGHDAVREAMARIDPQVVFFEQTERRGTAHAASMARPVFTQAQGYIAVVYGDHPLLRGEDFKRVMDRLDAGLDAAILGFEPSDPTGYGRFITDGNKLLAIREHKDASEEERRIGICNACILAFRAEVFQALIDRVGTDNAQGEYYLTDLVELANRAGHSVGYAIAPEDNVMGVNDRAQLARAEAVFQNLRREDFMRSGVTLHDPDSVYFSFDTEIAPDVEIEPNVVFGPGVKIDAGAVIHAFSHIEGAHIGAKVSVGPFARLRPGANLAEGAKVGNFVEVKNADVGQGAKVSHLTYIGDAEVGANSNIGAGTVTCNYDGYNKAKTIIGKGAFVGSNSALVAPLEIGDGAYIASGSVITEPVPADALGIGRSRQVNKPGYGKALNERFKAIKEQK comes from the coding sequence ATGACCGATCTTTCAGTAATCGTTCTCGCGGCCGGAGAGGGCACGCGGATGAAGTCGAGCCGCCCTAAGGTGCTTCATAAGGTGGGCGGACGCCCCATCGCGGGTCACGTGCTTAAGGCTGCACGCGATGCTGGAGCCGTGACAGTGGCGATGGTCACGGGACCGGGTCACGATGCTGTGCGCGAAGCAATGGCCCGGATTGATCCCCAAGTGGTCTTTTTCGAACAGACCGAGCGAAGGGGAACGGCGCACGCCGCCTCCATGGCGCGCCCTGTTTTTACACAAGCGCAGGGCTATATAGCTGTCGTTTATGGTGATCACCCGCTGCTTCGTGGCGAGGATTTCAAGCGCGTAATGGATCGACTTGACGCAGGTTTGGATGCCGCAATCCTGGGGTTCGAGCCGTCCGATCCAACCGGCTATGGGCGCTTCATCACCGATGGGAACAAGCTGCTGGCCATCCGTGAGCACAAAGACGCTAGCGAGGAAGAACGCCGGATCGGGATTTGCAACGCCTGTATCCTGGCGTTCCGCGCCGAGGTGTTCCAAGCGCTGATCGACAGGGTCGGTACCGACAATGCGCAGGGTGAGTATTATCTGACCGATCTAGTGGAACTTGCCAATCGGGCAGGGCACTCGGTCGGGTATGCCATCGCCCCCGAAGACAATGTCATGGGAGTCAATGATCGCGCGCAACTCGCCAGGGCCGAGGCAGTGTTTCAGAACCTGCGACGAGAGGATTTCATGCGTTCCGGCGTCACGCTACATGATCCGGACAGTGTTTATTTCTCATTCGACACCGAGATTGCGCCCGATGTGGAAATCGAGCCCAATGTGGTGTTCGGCCCAGGCGTCAAAATCGACGCCGGTGCAGTGATCCATGCCTTTTCTCATATCGAAGGAGCTCACATCGGCGCCAAAGTCAGCGTCGGCCCGTTCGCGCGGCTTCGGCCGGGAGCCAATCTGGCGGAAGGAGCGAAGGTGGGCAATTTCGTCGAGGTCAAGAATGCTGACGTCGGGCAGGGCGCCAAGGTCAGTCACTTGACCTATATCGGCGACGCGGAGGTCGGCGCGAATTCCAATATCGGCGCCGGCACCGTGACCTGCAACTATGACGGGTACAACAAGGCCAAAACGATCATCGGCAAAGGCGCGTTTGTGGGTTCGAATTCAGCCCTGGTAGCGCCGCTCGAGATCGGGGATGGAGCCTATATCGCATCCGGCTCTGTGATTACCGAGCCGGTACCCGCCGACGCTTTGGGAATAGGGCGTTCGCGTCAAGTCAACAAGCCTGGCTACGGCAAAGCGCTCAACGAGCGCTTCAAGGCGATCAAAGAGCAGAAATAG
- a CDS encoding MBL fold metallo-hydrolase — protein sequence MSTQPATRITARILGCGSSGGVPRIGNIWGACDPANPKNRRRRCALLLSGTYEGAAGVTRVLIDAGPDLREQMLEAQVPQIDGVLFTHEHADHTHGIDDLRVLALNAKRRVDVYMSIATEVRLREAFGYCFTAPEDSPYPPILSAHSIAPGDRVEIEGAGGSMAIYPFEQQHGPITSLGFRIGRFAYSCDLSSIPSTSQWALEGLDTWVLDALRYTPHPSHLSLEESLALIEKHQPRSSILTNLHVDMDYGTLTAELPPNIVPAYDGMEVEVSL from the coding sequence ATGAGCACCCAGCCGGCAACCCGCATCACGGCAAGAATCCTGGGCTGCGGATCGTCCGGCGGTGTGCCGCGCATAGGCAATATTTGGGGCGCGTGCGACCCGGCCAATCCAAAAAACCGCCGCCGACGGTGCGCTTTGCTTCTTTCGGGTACCTATGAGGGCGCCGCTGGCGTCACTCGCGTGCTCATTGACGCCGGACCCGACCTGCGCGAACAGATGCTGGAGGCTCAAGTGCCCCAGATCGACGGCGTCCTGTTCACCCATGAACATGCCGATCATACGCACGGAATAGACGATCTGCGCGTATTGGCGCTGAACGCCAAGCGGCGCGTCGATGTCTATATGTCGATAGCAACGGAAGTACGGTTGCGCGAAGCCTTCGGCTACTGCTTTACCGCACCGGAAGATAGTCCGTACCCGCCCATCCTCAGTGCTCACTCCATCGCTCCCGGCGATCGCGTGGAGATCGAAGGGGCAGGGGGAAGCATGGCGATATACCCGTTCGAGCAGCAGCACGGCCCTATCACCTCGCTCGGTTTCCGGATCGGCCGCTTCGCTTATTCCTGCGACCTTTCCAGCATACCGTCCACTTCGCAATGGGCGCTTGAGGGCCTTGACACATGGGTACTCGACGCGCTGCGCTATACGCCGCACCCGAGCCATCTCAGCCTTGAGGAGTCTCTGGCTCTCATCGAGAAACACCAGCCGCGCAGCTCTATCCTGACGAACCTGCATGTCGATATGGATTACGGAACGCTGACGGCCGAACTCCCCCCAAATATCGTACCGGCCTATGACGGCATGGAGGTCGAGGTTAGCCTCTAG
- a CDS encoding MFS transporter: protein MSVTDQEQTAARDTRWVLPATILGSSLGFIDGSVVNVALPAIQDDLDAGLATTQWVVNGYMLMLASLILLGGTVGDRFGQRKIFLGGLVGFAFASVACAVAPTPITLIGARVIQGIAGAFLIPASLALIGSAYTGEDRGKAIGTWAAAGAITTALGPPLGGWLVDVVNWRAIFYINIPIAALALVMGYRIASAPGHRTYREFDFAGTLAMVGGLGLLSYGLITAGEGNTVLGAIAILAAIPLAIAFVVIEQRASEPLIPLGLFSSSQFSGANLLTITLYASLSGSLFILPFILIYAQGYSAAAAGAALLPFSILLGVGSRFAGSLAKSIGTRTMLIAGPATTGAGYLVLASLVNSGGYWIAFFPGLFIVGLGMTITVAPLTTAVFDAAPSDASGTASGINNAASRVGGLIAVAALGFAFGGSDLSALPPEALTQSYVWIMIAAAALAFISAATAASTMTSTSGKPEEVS, encoded by the coding sequence ATGAGCGTTACCGATCAGGAGCAGACGGCCGCGCGTGATACGCGCTGGGTGTTGCCTGCCACAATCCTGGGCTCCAGCCTTGGATTCATCGATGGTTCGGTGGTCAATGTGGCGCTTCCTGCCATTCAGGATGATCTGGACGCCGGGCTTGCGACCACGCAATGGGTGGTCAACGGCTACATGTTGATGCTCGCCAGCCTCATTTTGCTCGGCGGAACGGTTGGTGATCGGTTCGGACAGCGCAAGATTTTTCTTGGTGGGCTGGTGGGGTTCGCTTTCGCCTCGGTCGCATGCGCCGTCGCTCCAACGCCGATCACGCTGATCGGCGCTCGCGTAATCCAGGGCATCGCTGGCGCATTTCTCATTCCTGCAAGCCTGGCACTCATAGGTTCGGCCTATACCGGCGAAGATCGGGGTAAGGCGATCGGGACCTGGGCGGCGGCTGGTGCGATAACGACCGCTCTTGGCCCGCCTTTGGGTGGGTGGCTGGTCGACGTCGTTAACTGGCGTGCCATCTTCTATATTAACATTCCCATCGCTGCCTTGGCCCTCGTCATGGGTTATAGGATCGCCAGCGCTCCCGGCCATCGCACGTATCGCGAGTTCGACTTCGCCGGAACTCTTGCAATGGTCGGTGGGCTGGGGCTTTTGTCCTATGGGCTGATCACAGCCGGCGAAGGCAATACCGTGCTGGGAGCGATCGCAATTCTGGCGGCAATCCCATTGGCGATAGCTTTTGTCGTAATCGAGCAGCGAGCCAGCGAACCGCTCATACCGCTTGGGCTGTTTTCCAGCAGTCAGTTCTCGGGAGCCAATCTGCTGACCATAACACTTTATGCCTCTCTATCGGGTTCGCTGTTCATCCTGCCGTTCATTCTTATTTACGCTCAGGGCTATAGCGCTGCCGCGGCGGGCGCCGCGCTGCTGCCATTCTCCATCTTGCTCGGCGTGGGCTCCCGGTTTGCCGGGTCCCTCGCCAAGAGCATCGGCACGCGCACAATGCTGATCGCAGGACCCGCAACCACTGGTGCTGGTTACCTCGTCTTGGCATCGCTGGTGAATTCCGGCGGCTATTGGATCGCATTCTTTCCCGGCCTCTTCATTGTTGGGCTGGGAATGACGATAACGGTCGCGCCATTGACGACTGCGGTGTTCGACGCGGCACCAAGCGATGCCAGCGGAACGGCCTCGGGCATCAACAACGCAGCGTCTCGCGTTGGCGGGCTTATTGCCGTCGCCGCGCTGGGATTCGCTTTCGGCGGTTCGGACCTTTCGGCACTACCGCCGGAAGCGCTGACGCAATCCTATGTCTGGATCATGATCGCCGCTGCGGCACTTGCCTTCATCAGCGCGGCGACGGCGGCATCAACGATGACGAGCACTTCAGGGAAGCCGGAGGAAGTTAGTTAG
- a CDS encoding TatD family hydrolase, giving the protein MLVDSHCHLDFDVLAEDIDGVLARARENGVSHMVTISTRIRRFERLLAIAEAHDNVFCSIGTHPHNAHEELDISIDEIIALSQHPKCVAIGEAGLDYYYDSSPREAQAQGFRSHIAASRRTGLPLVIHARSADDDMISILEEETEQGAFPFVLHCFSSGAELARRGLELGGYVSFSGIVTFKNAREIQEVAKFVPADRFLVETDAPYLAPVPHRGKSNEPGFVRHTAEKLAELRGTSFETIAEQSTANFKRLFSKAKLDR; this is encoded by the coding sequence ATGCTAGTCGACAGCCATTGCCATCTCGATTTCGACGTGCTGGCCGAAGATATTGACGGTGTTCTGGCTCGTGCGCGCGAGAATGGCGTCAGTCATATGGTTACCATATCGACCCGCATTCGACGTTTCGAACGGCTGCTCGCCATCGCGGAAGCCCACGATAATGTCTTCTGCTCGATCGGTACACATCCCCATAATGCGCATGAAGAACTCGACATAAGCATCGACGAAATCATAGCTTTATCGCAACATCCGAAATGCGTGGCCATCGGCGAGGCAGGGCTCGACTACTACTACGATTCCTCTCCGCGTGAAGCGCAGGCTCAAGGCTTTCGTTCCCACATTGCCGCTTCGCGTCGAACCGGTCTGCCGCTCGTTATCCATGCGCGTTCGGCTGATGACGATATGATTTCAATTCTCGAGGAGGAGACGGAGCAGGGGGCCTTTCCCTTCGTTCTTCATTGCTTTTCGTCCGGCGCCGAGCTGGCCCGGCGCGGCCTCGAACTGGGTGGCTATGTTTCGTTCTCAGGCATTGTCACATTCAAGAACGCCCGGGAAATCCAAGAGGTCGCTAAATTCGTGCCGGCCGATCGCTTCCTCGTTGAAACCGATGCGCCATACCTCGCTCCCGTGCCACATCGCGGCAAATCCAACGAACCTGGCTTCGTGCGGCACACCGCCGAGAAGCTCGCTGAATTACGAGGGACTTCATTCGAAACGATTGCGGAGCAATCGACGGCGAATTTCAAAAGACTGTTTTCCAAGGCGAAACTCGACCGATGA
- a CDS encoding SMP-30/gluconolactonase/LRE family protein: MIRIALAGTLALLSSTAFAQSAGGDAEQPFAAGAPLSVVNEAGEETTPTDNVRVFGSFHFAESCTFDADRNLILVMNAGAPQDAIENDGYVSLLNPDGTVHTSKWIGATRDGLTLNHPLGSAIADGTLYVADLNTVRTFDLETGEPGDSYEIEDATFLNGIAVSEGTIYVSNTREPERVYAISPEGETSVFVEGAPLAAPNGIAIDGEGNIVVVNIGNNEVLTFSPDGELVETENAIESGNDGIVILEDGTKYVSSVRFGSISRIAPGEEAEIIASGIPSAASICYDSAQNQIVVPMNPHNAVAFVGLE, from the coding sequence ATGATTAGAATCGCTCTTGCTGGAACTCTCGCTCTCCTGAGCTCTACCGCATTTGCTCAATCGGCTGGAGGAGATGCCGAACAACCCTTTGCCGCCGGCGCTCCGCTCAGCGTAGTCAATGAGGCCGGCGAAGAAACTACGCCGACCGATAACGTCCGCGTTTTTGGCAGTTTTCACTTTGCGGAGAGCTGCACGTTCGATGCCGATCGCAACCTCATCCTCGTGATGAATGCCGGCGCCCCCCAAGATGCAATCGAAAATGATGGCTACGTCTCGTTGCTCAACCCGGACGGCACTGTCCATACGAGCAAGTGGATTGGCGCCACTCGCGATGGCCTGACGCTTAACCATCCGCTGGGCAGTGCCATTGCCGATGGAACCCTTTACGTCGCGGATCTCAATACCGTGCGGACCTTTGATCTGGAAACAGGTGAGCCTGGCGATTCCTACGAGATCGAGGATGCGACATTCCTCAATGGAATCGCTGTGTCGGAAGGCACGATCTATGTTTCCAACACCCGCGAGCCCGAGCGCGTTTATGCGATCAGCCCAGAAGGGGAAACCTCGGTTTTTGTTGAAGGCGCGCCGCTGGCAGCTCCCAACGGGATTGCCATCGATGGAGAAGGCAACATCGTAGTCGTCAATATCGGCAATAACGAAGTGCTGACATTCAGCCCCGATGGTGAGCTCGTTGAAACCGAGAACGCGATCGAGAGCGGCAATGACGGCATCGTCATTCTCGAGGACGGCACCAAGTATGTGAGCAGCGTGCGCTTCGGCAGCATCTCGCGCATAGCGCCGGGCGAAGAGGCCGAGATCATCGCTTCAGGCATCCCGAGCGCCGCTTCGATCTGTTATGATTCAGCTCAAAACCAGATCGTGGTGCCAATGAATCCGCACAACGCCGTGGCATTCGTCGGACTGGAGTAG
- the motA gene encoding flagellar motor stator protein MotA, whose product MRLIAGTVIIFLSVLGGYAAMGGHLEVLWQPFEAVIILGAAIGAFIIGNPKAVLKQSLGVLGSLFRGPRYNKQSYVELLGLQFSIFKLVQSKGLLALEQHVENPEQSDLFARFPTFAKNHHAVEFMCDYLRMITLGTYAVHELESLMDEELETHHQEQERVVAAVQALADATPALGIVAAVLGVIKTMGAITEPPEVLGHLIGGALVGTFLGVFCAYGFFGPMAQALRNTNEAESKYFLSMKAGLLAHVAGYPPVIAIEFARKAVMSEDRPTFAEVDKATSDLKMAQ is encoded by the coding sequence ATGCGATTGATTGCCGGAACCGTCATCATCTTCCTATCCGTTCTCGGCGGCTATGCCGCTATGGGTGGGCATTTGGAGGTCCTCTGGCAGCCCTTTGAGGCCGTTATCATCTTGGGCGCTGCTATCGGCGCCTTCATTATCGGCAACCCAAAGGCCGTGCTCAAGCAAAGCCTTGGGGTTCTCGGATCGCTTTTTCGCGGCCCACGCTACAACAAGCAGTCTTATGTCGAACTGCTTGGCCTTCAATTCTCGATCTTCAAGCTCGTTCAGTCAAAGGGGCTTCTTGCCCTTGAGCAGCATGTGGAGAATCCGGAGCAATCGGATTTGTTCGCCCGGTTTCCCACATTCGCAAAGAACCACCATGCCGTAGAGTTCATGTGCGACTACCTGCGAATGATAACGCTTGGCACCTACGCGGTTCATGAGCTTGAGTCATTGATGGACGAAGAACTGGAAACCCATCACCAGGAACAGGAGCGGGTGGTTGCTGCCGTTCAGGCTCTTGCCGACGCGACGCCTGCCCTTGGTATCGTCGCGGCGGTGCTCGGCGTCATCAAGACCATGGGGGCTATCACCGAGCCGCCCGAAGTGCTCGGCCACCTGATCGGCGGCGCTTTGGTGGGCACTTTCCTCGGGGTTTTTTGTGCTTACGGCTTTTTCGGTCCGATGGCCCAGGCCCTCCGCAATACCAATGAGGCTGAGTCGAAGTATTTTCTTTCGATGAAGGCCGGGCTGCTGGCTCACGTTGCCGGATATCCTCCGGTCATCGCCATTGAGTTCGCCCGCAAGGCCGTGATGTCGGAGGACCGTCCCACCTTTGCTGAAGTCGACAAGGCGACCAGCGACCTCAAGATGGCCCAATAA
- a CDS encoding flagellar motor protein MotB — MSRANGTIIIKKSKKGGHSHHGGAWKIAYADFVTAMMAFFLLMWLINMTTPEQKQGLANYFAPPNVSESLSGSGGAMAGRAMDTMGAMTSSSDAEGIADTDGEENSAIEAAAGNVRDTEAAEKDSSANLSSTDPQLFHSAAASIRQAWEAMPEITEISDNLIVEATEEGLDIQIIDQRGRPMFQEGSKYPYEWMRAAIAAIAPTLERLPNQVRISGHTAAGVVYSDPAYTAWELSTDRANTVRSILGEFGLSNERIHSVVGRASSEPYFVNDPYLASNERIRITVINEASPIPLNMAP; from the coding sequence ATGTCGCGCGCCAACGGAACAATTATCATCAAGAAGAGCAAAAAGGGCGGCCACAGTCACCACGGCGGCGCCTGGAAGATCGCTTACGCTGACTTCGTAACAGCGATGATGGCATTCTTTCTGCTCATGTGGCTGATCAACATGACCACGCCCGAACAGAAACAAGGCCTGGCGAACTATTTCGCACCGCCAAACGTGAGTGAAAGCCTCAGCGGGTCCGGCGGTGCGATGGCTGGCCGCGCGATGGATACCATGGGCGCGATGACCAGCAGTTCAGACGCTGAAGGCATTGCTGATACTGATGGCGAGGAGAACTCGGCCATCGAGGCTGCCGCAGGCAATGTCCGCGACACCGAAGCCGCAGAGAAAGATTCATCGGCAAACCTTTCGTCCACGGACCCGCAGCTCTTCCACAGCGCAGCCGCCAGCATTCGCCAAGCCTGGGAAGCTATGCCCGAGATCACCGAAATATCGGATAATCTGATCGTTGAGGCGACCGAGGAAGGACTTGATATCCAGATCATCGATCAGCGCGGTCGTCCAATGTTTCAGGAAGGATCCAAGTATCCTTACGAATGGATGCGCGCCGCCATCGCCGCTATTGCGCCGACGCTGGAGCGTCTCCCCAATCAGGTTCGTATTTCCGGCCACACAGCCGCCGGTGTCGTCTATTCGGACCCGGCATACACAGCTTGGGAGCTCTCGACCGATAGAGCCAATACCGTTCGCTCGATCCTTGGAGAGTTCGGCCTCTCCAACGAGCGCATCCATTCCGTGGTTGGCCGCGCCAGCAGTGAACCCTACTTCGTCAACGATCCCTACCTGGCCTCCAATGAACGCATAAGGATTACGGTGATCAACGAGGCCTCCCCTATTCCGCTCAACATGGCTCCCTAG
- a CDS encoding DUF1353 domain-containing protein, with amino-acid sequence MRHFDRFGGKLVLVLLDNKLMPSLKEGRSLWGLQRPLVYTTGDAGDTITVPAGFVTDLASVPRWAWTLIPPDGPWVKAAIIHDYLYDTGGTGIWKGHDASITRPSPYSRAEADAIMKEAMENRGVGRFFRTLIYLAVRIGGGSGWKESRAAAVTPIIEDYVTEND; translated from the coding sequence ATGCGGCATTTCGATCGGTTCGGTGGCAAGCTCGTACTTGTGCTGCTCGATAACAAGCTGATGCCTTCACTAAAGGAAGGCCGGAGCCTGTGGGGTCTCCAACGCCCATTGGTTTACACCACGGGAGATGCCGGTGACACGATCACCGTTCCGGCAGGATTTGTAACCGATCTCGCCTCAGTGCCGAGATGGGCATGGACATTGATCCCGCCTGACGGGCCGTGGGTGAAGGCGGCTATCATCCACGATTATCTTTATGACACCGGAGGAACCGGCATCTGGAAAGGTCACGATGCATCCATAACCCGGCCCAGCCCCTACAGCAGAGCAGAGGCCGACGCGATTATGAAAGAAGCGATGGAGAACCGCGGCGTCGGTAGGTTTTTCCGCACCTTGATCTATCTCGCTGTGAGGATCGGCGGCGGATCCGGATGGAAGGAAAGTCGTGCCGCCGCGGTTACTCCTATCATTGAGGACTACGTCACTGAAAACGACTGA